In Periplaneta americana isolate PAMFEO1 chromosome 4, P.americana_PAMFEO1_priV1, whole genome shotgun sequence, one DNA window encodes the following:
- the LOC138698098 gene encoding transient receptor potential channel pyrexia-like — protein sequence MPWGKNSCDLRCPPRSVTSYDETEEIRLVSLPSWVTDGKYETEFERNLLISVYQHNIQLFQALVEQKVTDIRNYISVSHTCMEIFCRCPGYSDFIKLFITAKISTNAILSHSGLSPIHVAAISCNSSALEVLLSSQRTNVNRISGQGRTALHYLAETELVNIEKEEAVKRCLDILLKHEMIDVEKCTTTYWTLNGNALHLAARCNNYIVAKALIEDGRINVNAEDEYSWTALHYAVRMRNRPSDLGANKNCAHLLLELPYIDINNRTHERTFRVTALHLAAAVGNSDVLQRLINDKRTNVGILDTRNRNALHYAAEQSGLHSRLMRRDKFTFDTEVKHGEVNFNSPDFYEWIAIHLAANRGNFTNMLVMLQDDACTELSHADTRKSQTSRNGDSESADDADDSDRIRRSVSLLVSHPEIDVNERAFVGLSEKVTPFLLAAKAANYVALDELIRNKRTDVNAFDIDRRTALHYAVDQPDSDKVQRCIDILLKGPEKISGTLELGTPYKHDINIRDRKGNTALHLATKYNAQNTILTLLRYGASIAQRGTFGSPVPYISARTLELFLNECVGSNGKLPEDQDFQLMFTYSFLTRNNIDGPRKFPESDTLYCMISQNKKRRLLRHPVLKSFLHLKWSRIRSYYYVNVVFHLIFVTLLNIFILQTITSSGNDLMSNTADETIFNETENLVNSTHELILNLTETSTMTTLTSERETMRMILKFLTGGFLIKELFQVMVSPWRYCTNIDNYIEILLLLFCCLNVYTSITNRHLAAVAILISWIQLVCLTGRFPFLSCQFEMLKKVSWTFIRFLAWYSFLLIAFALSFYALFFHVDSPKNNIDKDIGANDGDEEGDDNNKVFFQNAGMSLLKSIIMMTGEFDSGSFPFYSAPVTSHIVFTVFVCFIAIVMLNLLNGLAVSDTQAIRQEAEVLSLVSRVRLVYYIESMLLGDPISSHWMSKRLFRYLRYNWSLLRRLHKSISLFPHIVLEKKIWVLPNHHNRVVFTDPLHLSDEKFEVSYNYERSWCNYATLDRDIIKSSMMIINALNYATEMGNIKRSQCKMSQTLKEIECNIKNVKKSVQTQADNQKKLEKKENQSMEILKLKLESNIRDLEYKLYQKFQEIDKVNQENKFMLRNILQKMENLTNFKSESENKDVSENNCESESVNLHL from the coding sequence ATCTGTTACATCTTACGACGAAACAGAAGAAATAAGATTAGTTTCATTACCATCATGGGTAACGGATGGAAAATATGAGACAGAATTCGAAAGAAATCTTCTAATTTCTGTGTACCAGCACAATATACAACTATTTCAAGCTCTCGTGGAGCAGAAGGTCACAGACATTCGCAATTATATTTCTGTCAGTCATACATGCATGGAAATATTCTGTCGTTGTCCTGGCTACAGTGACttcattaagttatttataacAGCAAAAATAAGCACCAACGCTATTTTGTCACACTCTGGATTGTCTCCCATACACGTGGCCGCCATAAGCTGTAACAGTTCTGCTTTAGAGGTTCTACTTTCCTCACAGAGAACTAACGTGAATCGCATAAGTGGCCAGGGGAGAACAGCTCTTCACTACTTGGCAGAGACGGAGTTAGTCAACATTGAGAAGGAAGAAGCAGTGAAAAGATGTCTTGATATTCTACTAAAACACGAGATGATAGACGTGGAGAAGTGCACCACTACCTATTGGACCCTTAATGGAAATGCACTGCACCTCGCTGCGAGATGTAACAATTACATAGTAGCTAAAGCTCTCATAGAAGATGGAAGAATCAACGTGAATGCCGAGGACGAGTATAGTTGGACAGCCCTGCATTATGCAGTGAGAATGCGTAATAGACCTTCTGATTTAGGGGCTAATAAAAATTGTGCCCATCTGCTCCTGGAACTTCCATATATCGACATAAATAATAGGACGCATGAGAGGACCTTCCGTGTAACAGCCTTGCACCTAGCGGCTGCAGTTGGAAATTCTGATGTATTGCAACGTCttataaatgataaaagaacaaACGTAGGCATCCTAGACACCCGAAATAGGAATGCTCTTCATTACGCTGCAGAGCAAAGTGGATTGCATTCAAGACTAATGAGACGGGACAAATTTACTTTTGACACAGAAGTGAAACACGGGGAGGTTAATTTTAATTCTCCAGATTTTTATGAATGGATTGCAATACATTTAGCAGCAAACAGAGGTAATTTTACAAACATGCTCGTGATGTTGCAAGATGACGCCTGTACAGAACTTTCTCATGCTGACACAAGGAAATCACAAACATCCAGAAATGGAGATTCGGAATCTGCTGACGACGCTGACGACTCTGACAGAATAAGGCGCTCTGTGTCTCTGCTAGTGTCTCATCCTGAAATTGATGTTAACGAAAGGGCATTTGTGGGGTTGAGTGAAAAGGTGACTCCGTTTCTTCTAGCAGCCAAAGCAGCAAATTATGTGGCTCTGGATGAACTAATTAGAAATAAGAGAACCGATGTAAATGCTTTTGATATTGACAGAAGGACAGCTTTGCATTATGCTGTAGATCAACCTGACTCTGACAAAGTTCAGCGCTGTATCGATATCCTTCTTAAAGGACCTGAGAAAATTTCTGGAACCCTTGAGTTAGGAACACCTTACAAACATGATATAAATATCAGGGACCGTAAAGGAAACACGGCTCTCCATCTAGCGACAAAGTATAATGCACAAAACACAATCCTAACTTTGTTGAGATATGGTGCTTCTATTGCTCAAAGAGGTACATTCGGCTCTCCTGTGCCTTACATCTCTGCAAGAACTCTGGAATTATTTCTTAATGAATGTGTGGGAAGTAACGGAAAATTACCAGAAGATCAAGATTTTCAGCTTATGTTCACATACAGTTTCCTAACAAGAAATAATATAGATGGCCCACGTAAATTCCCAGAGAGTGATACATTGTATTGCATGATCTCGCAAAACAAAAAGAGACGGTTGCTCAGGCATCCAGTGTTGAAAAGTTTTCTTCACCTGAAGTGGAGTCGAATTCGCAGTTACTACTATGTAAATGTGGTATTTCATCtcatttttgttacattattgaACATATTCATATTACAAACAATAACATCCTCAGGTAATGATTTAATGTCCAATACTGCTGATGAAACAATATTCAACGAGACTGAAAATTTGGTAAATTCTACTCATGAACTCATTCTCAATTTGACTGAAACTTCCACCATGACAACACTTACATCAGAGAGGGAAACAATGCGAATGATTTTGAAATTCCTAACGGGAGGTTTTCTAATAAAGGAACTTTTCCAAGTGATGGTGTCACCATGGAGATATTGCACtaatattgataattatataGAGATACTCcttttgttgttttgttgtttaaatgTGTACACATCCATTACAAATCGCCATTTGGCTGCAGTAGCTATCTTAATTTCTTGGATTCAGTTAGTATGTCTGACAGGCCGTTTTCCATTTCTTTCGTGCCAGTTTGAAATGCTCAAGAAAGTATCTTGGACATTTATTCGATTTCTTGCGTGGTATTCATTTCTACTCATAGCTTTTGCATTAAGTTtctatgctctattttttcatgTAGATAGTCCAAAGAATAACATAGATAAAGATATTGGTGctaatgatggtgatgaagagGGCGATGACAACAATAAAGTGTTTTTCCAGAATGCAGGGATGTCACTTCTCaaatcaataataatgatgacaggAGAATTTGATTCAGGATCCTTTCCATTTTATTCCGCTCCTGTTACAAGCCACATTGTATTCACGGTGTTTGTGTGTTTCATTGCTATTGTGATGTTAAATCTATTAAATGGACTTGCAGTCAGTGACACGCAGGCCATACGACAGGAAGCTGAAGTCTTAAGCTTGGTGTCTAGAGTACGCCTTGTGTATTACATAGAAAGCATGTTGCTAGGAGATCCAATATCCTCACACTGGATGAGCAAACGACTCTTTCGATATCTCAGATATAATTGGAGCCTTCTCAGAAGACTTCATAAGAGCATTTCACTTTTTCCACACATAGTTCTAGAAAAGAAGATATGGGTGTTACCTAATCACCACAATCGTGTAGTCTTCACCGACCCATTACACTTGTCAGATGAAAAATTCGAAGTTTCGTACAACTACGAACGTTCGTGGTGCAACTATGCAACCCTGGACAGAGATATAATAAAATCGTCCATGATGATAATTAATGCTTTGAATTATGCCACTGAAATGGGTAACATTAAGAGATCGCAATGCAAAATGTCCCAGACTCTTAAAGAAATCGAATGCAACATTAAGAATGTGAAGAAGTCGGTACAGACGCAGGCTGATAATCAAAAGAAATTGGAAAAGAAAGAGAACCAGAGCATGGAGATacttaaattaaaattagaaagCAATATTAGAGATTTAGAATACAAACTATATCAGAAATTTCAAGAAATTGATAAAGTGAATCAAGAAAACAAGTTTATGTTGCGTAATATCCTTCAGAAAATGGAGAACCTGACTAATTttaaaagtgaaagtgaaaataaagATGTAAGCGAAAATAACTGTGAAAGTGAAAGTGTTAACCTGCATCTATAA